In Bacteroidota bacterium, a single genomic region encodes these proteins:
- a CDS encoding PKD domain-containing protein, with protein MKKNLFFLVLIIALSLAGFSQNCLTPGNLLSGKGTTQFMKYMSPNRIVVGGVYYTASQGNMTMPPFTLTPRSGDLLTVFAAVLDSNLSPIHVFNVIGFSETGGAFNDTRVWDMHADASGNIYFCGSYTQDTLLSYFNDTIISDSYQEAFIIRCDTLGNTNLLKSCGTRQWNTNYKFEDRAQSICSDIQGNIIFTVSGEGSYLQMNNDTANSTTSFSSVSYSDIFIVSLYPNGNTRWIRNCGTAGKDDAAYDVDVNAKGEVSVCGGLNGSNSVFHFGQLVHTFKYSQYGLQGFVGKLDSSGVPVWLSPIEVYYPSGPDVGAYATAIDDSGYVYSSGYFDAWAIFNGDTIRSLFSTNNYFSKYNLNGQTEFVKLGNIDTFYPYPIYMDENQGKFLITGQTFTNQLTFQQYGQCCSMEAYAVVYDKHGTVQWLRGAKSVNSSNPYFGMGCLNENGTAYVCGTGSGGTVEIAPLQIPINANNQYFVVKFSSASSNGLSISITNSGNDTITCGTSTFLTPSLVPSNGPRITWWADFDSIASPNFTVNLNASPKMNSLYIATAFYNGCVASDSIRIVVDALPAFAGNDTCICSGQPLTLNGNVLFGASYQWIPANVVSSANTAQSTYSSNQSSVLQYKVSKSGCSSIDTLAVVVSPLPLAAYSYSSTLLNLTFLSSSLYADSVSWSFGDQSAPSNLLNPTHTYLQNGLYNVCLHAFNSCGQDSLCQIVNLSNVGIAELVAEQSLRRTQNGYTVIKAGSLGSFALLDISGRVLINGYEASSELNLNLTSFVQGCYLLKLKSDDEHITLHKLLW; from the coding sequence ATGAAAAAGAACCTGTTTTTCCTTGTCTTAATAATTGCCCTTTCTTTAGCTGGTTTTAGCCAAAACTGTTTAACCCCGGGTAATTTACTAAGTGGGAAAGGTACAACCCAGTTTATGAAATACATGAGTCCTAACCGTATCGTTGTTGGGGGCGTTTATTATACCGCAAGTCAAGGAAATATGACCATGCCTCCATTCACCTTAACGCCTCGAAGTGGTGACCTGCTTACCGTTTTTGCAGCAGTGCTCGATAGTAACCTTAGTCCAATACATGTGTTTAATGTAATTGGCTTTAGCGAAACTGGTGGAGCTTTTAACGATACACGGGTTTGGGACATGCATGCCGATGCAAGCGGAAATATTTACTTCTGCGGAAGCTATACACAAGACACACTCCTCTCCTATTTTAACGATACCATCATCAGCGATTCCTATCAGGAAGCATTTATAATCCGTTGCGATACGCTTGGAAACACCAACCTTTTAAAATCATGTGGCACACGTCAATGGAACACCAACTATAAGTTTGAAGACAGGGCTCAATCCATTTGTAGCGATATTCAAGGAAACATTATTTTTACCGTTTCCGGTGAAGGATCCTATTTGCAAATGAATAACGACACTGCCAATAGCACAACCTCGTTCTCGAGTGTAAGTTATTCGGATATTTTTATTGTTAGCCTATATCCTAATGGCAATACACGTTGGATTAGAAACTGCGGTACCGCAGGCAAAGACGATGCTGCTTATGATGTTGACGTAAACGCAAAGGGCGAGGTCTCCGTTTGCGGCGGTTTAAATGGCAGCAATTCAGTTTTTCACTTCGGTCAACTTGTACATACTTTTAAATACAGCCAATACGGTTTGCAGGGATTTGTGGGCAAACTCGATTCAAGCGGCGTGCCGGTATGGCTTTCACCAATTGAGGTGTACTATCCTTCCGGGCCCGATGTGGGCGCTTATGCCACCGCAATTGATGATTCGGGCTATGTTTATTCCAGCGGATATTTTGACGCTTGGGCTATTTTTAATGGCGACACCATTCGTTCGCTTTTTTCAACAAACAATTATTTCTCTAAATACAACCTGAATGGACAAACTGAATTTGTGAAGCTTGGCAATATTGACACATTTTACCCCTACCCTATTTACATGGACGAAAACCAGGGTAAATTTCTCATAACCGGTCAAACCTTCACCAATCAACTTACATTTCAGCAATATGGGCAATGTTGCTCTATGGAGGCTTATGCTGTGGTTTATGATAAACACGGTACCGTTCAATGGCTGCGCGGTGCTAAATCCGTTAACTCATCAAACCCTTATTTTGGAATGGGTTGCCTGAACGAAAACGGAACAGCTTATGTGTGTGGTACAGGAAGTGGTGGAACCGTCGAAATTGCACCGTTGCAAATTCCAATTAATGCCAACAATCAATACTTTGTCGTAAAGTTCTCTTCAGCTTCGAGCAATGGCTTGTCCATCAGCATAACCAATTCCGGCAACGATACTATTACATGCGGAACCAGTACTTTTTTAACACCATCATTAGTCCCATCAAATGGCCCAAGAATTACTTGGTGGGCCGATTTTGATTCCATTGCAAGTCCCAATTTTACTGTTAACCTCAACGCCAGTCCTAAAATGAACAGCTTATACATAGCCACCGCTTTTTACAACGGTTGCGTGGCAAGCGATTCTATCCGAATTGTTGTAGATGCGCTGCCTGCATTTGCCGGAAACGATACCTGTATTTGTTCGGGACAGCCTTTAACCCTTAACGGGAATGTGCTTTTTGGCGCAAGCTATCAATGGATTCCTGCAAATGTTGTTAGCAGTGCAAACACTGCACAAAGCACTTATAGTTCAAACCAAAGTTCTGTTTTACAATATAAAGTAAGCAAATCCGGCTGTAGCTCAATCGATACATTAGCGGTGGTTGTTAGCCCCTTGCCGCTTGCAGCTTATAGTTATTCATCAACGCTTTTAAATCTTACATTTCTAAGTTCCTCCCTATATGCCGATAGCGTTTCTTGGAGTTTTGGCGACCAGAGCGCTCCCTCAAATCTCCTAAACCCTACTCATACCTATCTTCAAAACGGACTGTATAATGTATGTTTGCACGCCTTTAACTCTTGCGGACAAGACAGCCTCTGCCAAATTGTTAATCTTTCAAATGTTGGAATTGCTGAATTAGTTGCCGAGCAGTCTTTACGTCGCACACAAAATGGGTATACAGTAATTAAAGCAGGGTCTTTAGGAAGTTTTGCTTTGTTGGATATTAGTGGACGTGTGCTGATAAATGGCTATGAAGCAAGCTCAGAGTTGAATCTTAATTTAACTTCTTTTGTACAGGGGTGCTATTTGCTTAAACTTAAAAGCGATGACGAACATATTACGCTTCACAAACTTCTATGGTAG
- a CDS encoding tetratricopeptide repeat protein, with protein MKKRIFLLLFTFISLALYAQDNVTDSLKRAVGQAKDDSNKVNTQILLSKKYFGTDPNLAIKIATEARVLSEKINFPKGVAYALKNIGIAYYMQGKYIETLDYWQQSEKVFQSMNDKVGVANILSNIGVMYFDQGDNTKALELYLKGLKIAEEISDTLRITTLCINIGAVYYDKPATHDKASEYYLRALPLSEKLGDNDAIGTVSVNLGEICLEKNKDDSALYYFEKSLKAYEGSPNIPYSLNAIGKVYAKKGDYEKAINYQKQAYETAKKLESKNDITIALIGLAQSHEKRGDSQQALEAYLEAEGTAKEIGAALRLKEIYEGLSSIYAELSDFSKAFKYQNMLIGIKDTIYNIDVDKKLGTLQFGFDIQKKEGEINLLTKDKEIKEQEIKRQKIVRNGFIGGFAVVLLFAAVFLRQRNRISKEKQRSEELLLNILPSETAEELKATGAAKAKSFEHVTVLFTDFKNFTRASELLSAEDLVQEINYCYSAFDRIVTKYGIEKIKTIGDAYMCAGGLPVANTTHPIDVVKAGLEMVQFIENNKQERLAKGQPFFELRLGIHTGPVVAGIVGIKKFAYDIWGDTVNTASRMESSGETGRVNVSGATYELIKNRFTCEHRGKIKAKNKGEIDMYFVNGEIA; from the coding sequence GTGAAAAAAAGAATTTTCCTACTGCTTTTTACCTTCATTTCGCTTGCACTTTATGCTCAAGATAATGTCACGGATAGCCTTAAACGAGCTGTTGGTCAAGCAAAGGACGACAGCAACAAGGTTAACACGCAAATTTTGCTGAGTAAAAAATATTTTGGCACCGATCCCAATTTGGCAATTAAAATTGCAACAGAGGCGCGTGTTCTTTCTGAAAAAATTAACTTTCCTAAGGGGGTGGCTTATGCTTTAAAAAACATTGGTATCGCATATTACATGCAGGGGAAATATATTGAAACGCTTGATTATTGGCAGCAATCCGAAAAAGTGTTTCAATCGATGAATGATAAGGTGGGAGTAGCTAATATTCTCAGCAATATAGGAGTAATGTATTTTGATCAGGGAGATAATACAAAAGCCTTGGAACTTTATTTAAAAGGCTTAAAAATTGCTGAAGAAATTTCAGATACATTAAGGATAACCACACTCTGTATTAATATTGGCGCGGTATACTATGATAAACCTGCCACACACGATAAAGCAAGTGAGTATTATTTACGGGCACTGCCCTTAAGTGAAAAGCTTGGTGATAATGATGCCATCGGTACAGTATCTGTTAACTTGGGTGAAATTTGTTTGGAAAAAAACAAGGATGATTCCGCGTTGTATTATTTTGAAAAGTCGCTGAAGGCTTACGAGGGCTCACCCAACATACCCTATTCTTTAAATGCAATAGGCAAGGTGTATGCAAAAAAGGGCGACTATGAAAAGGCAATTAACTATCAAAAGCAAGCCTATGAAACAGCCAAAAAGCTCGAATCAAAAAATGATATAACCATTGCTTTAATTGGACTTGCACAAAGTCATGAAAAAAGAGGCGATTCGCAACAAGCACTAGAAGCTTATTTAGAAGCAGAAGGAACAGCAAAGGAAATTGGAGCGGCACTAAGGCTAAAAGAAATTTATGAAGGGCTTTCAAGCATTTATGCTGAACTGTCGGATTTTAGTAAAGCATTCAAATATCAAAACATGCTGATAGGCATTAAGGATACCATCTACAACATTGATGTGGACAAGAAGTTAGGAACACTTCAATTTGGTTTCGACATCCAAAAAAAGGAAGGAGAAATTAACCTGCTTACAAAAGACAAGGAGATAAAGGAGCAGGAAATTAAGCGACAAAAAATTGTTCGAAATGGCTTTATTGGAGGGTTTGCTGTCGTGCTTTTGTTTGCAGCGGTATTTTTACGACAACGAAACAGAATCTCCAAGGAAAAGCAACGCAGTGAAGAGTTGCTGCTAAACATTCTTCCGTCGGAAACAGCGGAAGAATTAAAAGCCACCGGTGCGGCAAAAGCGAAAAGCTTCGAGCATGTAACGGTTTTGTTCACGGATTTCAAAAACTTTACCCGTGCAAGCGAATTGCTGAGTGCAGAAGATTTGGTTCAGGAAATAAATTACTGCTATAGCGCTTTTGATAGGATAGTTACAAAGTATGGCATCGAAAAAATAAAAACAATTGGAGATGCTTACATGTGTGCGGGAGGCTTACCTGTTGCCAATACTACACACCCAATTGATGTTGTGAAAGCAGGACTGGAAATGGTTCAATTTATTGAAAACAATAAACAGGAAAGGCTTGCGAAGGGTCAGCCTTTTTTTGAATTGCGCCTAGGGATTCATACGGGACCGGTTGTTGCCGGAATTGTTGGAATTAAAAAGTTTGCCTACGATATTTGGGGCGACACCGTAAACACGGCTTCACGGATGGAGAGCAGCGGAGAAACAGGAAGGGTAAATGTTTCGGGAGCAACTTATGAGCTCATCAAAAACAGATTTACCTGCGAACACCGCGGAAAAATAAAAGCCAAGAACAAAGGCGAAATAGATATGTACTTTGTGAATGGAGAAATAGCTTAG